One window of Aphis gossypii isolate Hap1 unplaced genomic scaffold, ASM2018417v2 Contig00007, whole genome shotgun sequence genomic DNA carries:
- the LOC114127589 gene encoding atypical protein kinase C-like, with translation MDGDSMTYQSTLCSDIDLPDFKDCSDQNNVIDQTTDSVSIEHPPAKTDDKEVKVSCQYSIDDFELIKTIGRGSFAKVLMVELKKNHKIYAMKVINKKLITENNNLVQTEKYVFETGSNYPFLVSLHSSFQTDSRLFFVMEFVHGGDLMNFMQKRKRLPEEHARFYVAEIGLALNFLHTKGIIYRDLKLENVVLDHEGHIKLTDYGMCKQGMKPGDTTSTFCGTPNYMAPEILKEEAYGFSVDWWALGVVLYEMLVGKCPFSETSNLAEERLFEAILENHLHIPRSLSVETASVLKGFLNKNPIDRLGCNKYTGFHDVKTHPFFKSIDWEMLEQKQVIPLYKPQLNSDRDFANFASEFTEEPVHLTPDDPQIIDQSNFEDFDYVNPLLM, from the exons ATGGATGGAGATTCTATGACATatcaaa gtacactTTGCTCTGATATTGATTTGCCAGATTTTAAAGATTGTTCtgatcaaaataatgttattgatCAAACAACTGATTCTGTCTCCATTGAACATCCACCAgctaaaa cagATGATAAAGAAGTTAAAGTTTCTTGCCAGTATTCTATTGATGACTTTGAACTAATTAAGACTATTGGTCGTGGTAGCTTTGCTAAAGTGCTTATGgttgaacttaaaaaaaaccataaaatctaTGCTATGaaagttataaacaaaaaactgaTAActgaa aacaataatttgGTACAAACAgagaaatatgtttttgaaactGGTTCTAACTATCCATTTTTGGTTAGTCTCCATTCTTCCTTCCAAACAGATAGCCGATTATTCTTTGTAATGGAATTTGTTCATGGAGGCGACTTGATGAATTTTATGCAAAAGCGAAAACGACTGCCTGAAGAACATGCTAGATTTTATGTTGCGGAAATTGGCTTAGCGTTGAACTTTTTGCATACTAAAG gtataatatatcgagatttaaaattggaaaatGTAGTACTTGATCATGAGGGCCATATAAAATTGACAGATTATGGAATGTGTAAACAAGGAATGAAGCCTGGAGATACAACTTCTACATTCTGTGGTACTCCAAATTATATGGCTccagaaattttaaaagaagaaGCTTATGgatttag tgtGGATTGGTGGGCTCTAGGAGTTGTTTTATATGAAATGTTGGTTGGCAAATGTCCATTTTCTGAAACATCAAACCTAGCTGAGGAACGTTTATTCGAAG CCATTTTGGAAAATCATCTTCATATTCCAAGATCACTTTCTGTTGAAACTGCTTCGGTTTTAaaaggatttttaaataaaaatcctatTGATCGTTTGGGTTGCAATAAATACACTGGTTTTCATGATGTTAAAACTCATCCATTCTTCAAATCTATTGATTGGGAAAtg ttAGAACAAAAGCAAGTTATTCCTCTTTATAAACCGCAACTAAATTCTGATCGTGATTTTGCCAATTTCGCATCAGAATTTACAGAAGAACCTGTACATTTAACGCCTGATGATCC GCAAATCATCGATCAGTCTAACTTTGAGGATTTTGATTATGTGAATCCACTTTTAATGTAA
- the LOC114127594 gene encoding uncharacterized protein LOC114127594 translates to MVESGVRNRTKRSDTANRRRPRRILSLPTPLLRRMARRMSLSSELVNDTVRVLDNDTEIRNLELMVATAPLTLIRDNPMTWTLFMRGFGVARYLMQMGSDLQRGRQEQDPHAQSEAPLHNPPTTEEIIPLSVLLANEDSTSTVQDLDLFTETLEVEPTSPEVVPSLEEGRLREMDASVEEAVIPVDEDTMPPWFEEALADVDQPESIEQPDSMEPSGSIEQPGPMEQPQLIRAEEEIVPPLLERDLATEHYYIFDADDLTL, encoded by the coding sequence atggTCGAAAGTGGTGTTCGAAATCGGACGAAGCGTTCTGACACTGCAAACCGTCGTCGACCGCGCAGAATACTGTCGTTACCCACTCCTCTGTTGAGACGGATGGCCAGAAGAATGTCCCTAAGCTCAGAATTGGTTAATGACACCGTTCGAGTCCTTGATAATGATACGGAGATACGGAACCTAGAGTTAATGGTGGCCACGGCACCGTTAACGCTCATTAGGGATAATCCCATGACTTGGACGTTGTTCATGAGGGGCTTCGGAGTCGCGCGTTATTTGATGCAGATGGGTAGTGACCTGCAGCGGGGCCGGCAGGAACAAGATCCACATGCTCAGTCTGAGGCTCCTCTGCATAACCCGCCAACGACAGAAGAGATCATACCATTATCAGTGTTGTTGGCGAACGAGGATTCGACATCGACGGTGCAGGATTTAGACCTGTTTACTGAGACGTTGGAAGTGGAACCAACCTCGCCGGAGGTGGTACCTTCATTAGAGGAAGGACGTTTAAGAGAGATGGATGCGTCAGTGGAGGAAGCTGTGATACCCGTAGACGAGGATACTATGCCTCCATGGTTTGAAGAGGCTTTGGCAGATGTTGATCAACCCGAGTCGATCGAGCAGCCCGATTCGATGGAACCGTCCGGGTCTATTGAACAGCCCGGGCCGATGGAGCAGCCTCAGCTTATACGGGCGGAGGAGGAAATTGTACCGCCGTTATTGGAGCGGGATTTGGCAAcggaacattattatatctttgaCGCAGATGACCTAACATTATGA